In one Rhodoligotrophos defluvii genomic region, the following are encoded:
- a CDS encoding glutathione S-transferase family protein, which produces MKLIYAPQSPFARKVRAAAIELGLADRFELEFVQLTPGQKNRDYASSVNPLRKLPALVLDDGQTIVDSTVICEYLDALAGGGKLVPVSGPERWRILTQHAVAQGMMDAMILVRYETWLRPEPHRWAEWIDDQWDKALSGLAWFESRAEIALRQGGGRIDLSQLALACGLGYLDFRFPETGWRERFPKLAAWYGVVLNRPSLAQTKPETPPAR; this is translated from the coding sequence ATGAAGCTGATATATGCACCGCAATCGCCGTTCGCGCGCAAGGTGCGCGCCGCTGCCATCGAGCTCGGTCTCGCAGACCGGTTCGAGCTGGAATTTGTGCAGCTCACGCCCGGGCAGAAGAACCGGGATTATGCAAGCAGCGTCAACCCCCTCCGCAAGCTGCCCGCGCTTGTCTTGGACGACGGGCAGACGATCGTCGATTCCACCGTCATCTGCGAATATCTCGACGCGCTGGCCGGCGGCGGCAAGCTGGTGCCGGTGTCCGGACCCGAGCGGTGGCGCATCCTCACCCAGCATGCGGTCGCCCAGGGCATGATGGACGCCATGATCCTGGTGCGCTACGAGACCTGGCTTCGTCCGGAACCGCATCGGTGGGCGGAATGGATCGATGATCAATGGGACAAGGCCTTGTCCGGCCTCGCCTGGTTCGAGAGCCGTGCCGAAATCGCTCTGCGCCAAGGCGGCGGCAGGATCGATCTGTCGCAGCTGGCCCTGGCCTGCGGCCTCGGCTATCTCGATTTCCGCTTTCCCGAGACTGGCTGGCGCGAGCGCTTCCCCAAGCTGGCGGCGTGGTACGGCGTCGTTTTGAACCGGCCATCCCTCGCCCAGACCAAGCCGGAGACGCCGCCGGCGCGCTGA
- a CDS encoding disulfide bond formation protein B, whose amino-acid sequence MTSSPPRMALLGALGLAVLTIAAAWGFQLIGGYVPCPLCYQQRWPYYAAIPLGLALLPMAGHPARERMLRGGLVLLGLIMLVSFGLGLHHAGVEWGWWAGPASCAGNTSFGQSGSVLPDLSRAQIASCSDAQWRFLGLSFAGYNALISLVIAGLALWGAFARKTYGSSSLSQ is encoded by the coding sequence ATGACTTCGTCCCCTCCCCGCATGGCCCTGCTCGGCGCCCTCGGGCTCGCCGTCCTCACCATTGCCGCCGCGTGGGGCTTCCAGCTGATCGGCGGCTATGTCCCCTGCCCGCTCTGCTACCAGCAGCGCTGGCCGTATTACGCAGCGATTCCGCTCGGCCTTGCCCTGTTGCCCATGGCAGGCCATCCGGCACGGGAGCGGATGTTGCGCGGGGGTCTCGTGCTGCTCGGCCTGATCATGCTGGTGAGCTTCGGGCTGGGACTGCACCATGCGGGCGTGGAGTGGGGCTGGTGGGCAGGGCCCGCCTCCTGCGCCGGCAACACCAGCTTCGGCCAATCCGGGAGTGTCCTGCCCGATCTGAGCCGCGCCCAGATCGCGAGCTGCAGCGATGCGCAGTGGCGCTTCCTGGGCCTGTCCTTCGCCGGCTACAATGCCCTGATCTCGCTCGTGATCGCCGGCCTCGCCCTTTGGGGCGCCTTCGCGAGAAAAACCTACGGCTCCAGCTCGCTATCCCAATAG
- a CDS encoding PhzF family phenazine biosynthesis protein, protein MAREYDFVTLDVFTTQRFGGNPLAVFSDGSGLPQATMQAIAGEMNLSETVFVLDDGSGAPRLRIFTPKAELPFAGHPTVGTATVIAARDGHTDKGAFLMHTAAGPVHAEVRRRPDGLMEASIAAPKLPSKGTAPGVNDAAAALSLSAEEVIAAPVGFEAGVPFTFVRVASREALSRARVDTACWETAFRRAWGPPVYPFTMADWTNGREIHARLFAPGVGIPEDPATGSAAAALVGALCEFQSLDNGRHEWLIHQGEDMGRPSQIHLSAMIENGRATSVYLRGAVVPVIRGTLAV, encoded by the coding sequence ATGGCCCGTGAGTATGACTTCGTGACCTTGGACGTGTTCACGACGCAGCGGTTCGGCGGCAATCCGCTTGCCGTATTCTCGGATGGCTCGGGGCTGCCCCAGGCCACCATGCAGGCGATTGCCGGCGAGATGAACCTCAGCGAGACGGTGTTCGTCCTGGACGATGGCAGCGGCGCGCCCCGCCTGCGCATCTTCACACCCAAGGCGGAGCTGCCGTTTGCCGGACACCCGACGGTGGGCACCGCCACGGTGATTGCCGCGCGGGACGGGCATACGGACAAGGGCGCGTTCCTCATGCACACCGCCGCCGGTCCGGTTCACGCGGAGGTGCGGCGGCGGCCGGACGGCCTGATGGAGGCTTCCATCGCCGCGCCGAAATTACCATCCAAGGGCACGGCACCGGGCGTCAACGATGCGGCCGCGGCGCTCAGCCTCAGCGCCGAGGAGGTGATCGCCGCGCCGGTGGGATTCGAGGCGGGCGTGCCGTTCACCTTCGTGCGCGTGGCCAGCCGGGAGGCGTTGAGCCGGGCCCGGGTGGACACGGCGTGCTGGGAAACGGCGTTCCGCCGGGCTTGGGGACCACCGGTCTATCCTTTCACCATGGCGGACTGGACCAATGGTCGCGAGATCCATGCGCGGCTGTTCGCGCCGGGTGTCGGCATCCCGGAGGATCCGGCCACGGGCTCGGCCGCAGCCGCGCTTGTCGGCGCCCTGTGCGAATTCCAGAGCCTGGATAATGGCCGGCACGAGTGGCTGATCCACCAAGGCGAGGATATGGGCCGACCGAGCCAGATCCATCTCAGCGCCATGATCGAGAATGGCCGCGCCACGTCCGTATATCTGCGGGGCGCGGTGGTGCCGGTGATCCGGGGCACGCTGGCGGTTTAG
- a CDS encoding DNA-3-methyladenine glycosylase family protein, producing MTDTIETLDHIRDGIAALAARERRFGDMFAVTGMPPLRRLPGGFPGLLRIVTEQQLSLASAAAIWARMQARHDPLTPERMLALADEDFRAVGQSAAKIKTIRALSLAVVERRLDLASLDQAPDDEIRRSLTAVPGIGPWSAEVYLLACLGRPDAWPSGDLALQVAAQAAFGLPERPDARAMARLAESWRPWRAVAARLIWAYYATLKRPLAARAGAPA from the coding sequence ATGACCGACACCATTGAAACGCTGGATCACATCCGCGACGGCATCGCCGCCCTGGCCGCCAGGGAGCGGCGGTTCGGCGACATGTTCGCCGTCACCGGCATGCCGCCGCTGCGCCGTCTGCCCGGCGGATTTCCCGGGCTGCTCAGGATCGTGACGGAGCAGCAGCTGTCGCTGGCCAGTGCCGCGGCCATCTGGGCGCGCATGCAGGCGCGGCACGACCCGCTCACGCCGGAACGGATGCTCGCCCTGGCGGACGAGGACTTCCGCGCCGTTGGCCAGTCGGCGGCCAAGATCAAGACGATTCGCGCCTTGAGCCTGGCGGTCGTCGAGCGCCGGCTCGATCTCGCCAGTCTGGACCAAGCGCCTGATGACGAGATCCGCCGGTCCTTGACCGCGGTCCCGGGGATCGGTCCCTGGAGCGCGGAGGTCTATTTGCTCGCCTGCCTCGGCCGGCCGGATGCCTGGCCTTCCGGCGACCTTGCCCTGCAGGTCGCGGCGCAGGCAGCCTTTGGCCTCCCCGAGCGGCCGGACGCCCGCGCTATGGCGCGGCTGGCCGAATCATGGCGGCCCTGGCGTGCCGTGGCAGCCAGGCTGATCTGGGCCTACTACGCCACGCTGAAGCGCCCGCTTGCTGCCCGTGCGGGAGCTCCCGCATGA
- a CDS encoding cupin domain-containing protein, with protein MDCPIAIEAAEAAPRSKPSNYPEPFASRMKGRVKRPLGDLFGLSNFGVNLTELAPGAVSALQHRHSRQDEFVYILEGEAVLVTGPVETVLRPGMCAGFKAGGVSHHLENRSAAPVRYLEIGDRTEGDEVAYPADDIVAVREQGAWRFHHKDGTPY; from the coding sequence ATGGATTGTCCCATTGCCATAGAGGCCGCAGAGGCGGCGCCGCGGAGCAAGCCCTCCAATTACCCGGAGCCGTTCGCCTCCCGCATGAAGGGCCGGGTGAAGCGGCCGCTGGGCGACCTGTTCGGCCTCAGCAATTTCGGCGTGAACCTGACGGAGCTGGCACCCGGGGCTGTCTCGGCGCTGCAGCACCGGCACAGCCGCCAGGACGAGTTCGTCTATATCCTGGAGGGGGAGGCGGTGCTGGTGACCGGCCCGGTCGAGACCGTTCTGCGCCCGGGTATGTGCGCCGGCTTCAAGGCCGGGGGCGTCAGCCACCACCTGGAGAACCGCTCGGCGGCGCCGGTGCGCTATCTGGAAATCGGCGACAGGACGGAGGGCGACGAGGTGGCGTATCCCGCGGACGACATCGTTGCGGTGCGCGAGCAAGGCGCCTGGCGCTTTCACCACAAGGACGGCACACCCTACTGA
- a CDS encoding alpha/beta hydrolase family protein gives MSEPRSVRLSCADGVSLGGELWAPPGNRRLGRVIINPATGVLARYYHRYAQFLAAHGFSVLTYDYRGIGASRPQRLRGCGYRWSDWGELDFEAALGFMRDLDADGPLLVVGHSIGGFLPGLAPSAGMIERMLSVGAQYAYWPDYARKARTRMFLKWHLFMPAVTALCGYFPGKRLGWLEDLPAGVANEWSFRRARMELSHAPERRDIILGRFAAVKAQILAVAVSDDEYGTPRAIARGLAYYRNARKTDVLLRPADYGLEQIGHFGLFHSRHQAGFWLDTLLWLRDAVNPWPGRPFGAETGAAHPSDICGAGLSPAGRTS, from the coding sequence ATGAGCGAGCCTCGTTCGGTCCGGCTTTCCTGCGCGGACGGCGTGTCGTTGGGCGGGGAGCTCTGGGCGCCACCGGGCAACCGCCGGCTCGGCCGCGTCATCATCAATCCGGCGACCGGCGTGCTCGCCCGGTATTACCACCGCTATGCGCAGTTCCTGGCGGCGCACGGCTTTTCGGTGCTGACCTACGACTATCGCGGCATCGGCGCCTCCCGTCCACAGCGGCTCCGCGGCTGCGGATACCGCTGGAGCGACTGGGGCGAGCTCGATTTCGAGGCGGCCTTGGGGTTCATGCGCGATCTGGATGCGGACGGGCCGCTGCTGGTGGTCGGCCACAGCATCGGCGGCTTCCTGCCCGGCCTTGCCCCATCGGCCGGCATGATCGAGCGGATGCTGTCGGTCGGGGCACAATATGCCTACTGGCCCGACTACGCGCGCAAGGCGCGGACGCGCATGTTCCTCAAATGGCATCTGTTCATGCCGGCCGTCACCGCTTTGTGCGGTTATTTCCCCGGAAAGCGGCTCGGCTGGCTCGAAGACCTGCCGGCGGGCGTCGCCAATGAATGGAGCTTCCGGCGCGCACGCATGGAGCTCAGCCACGCACCGGAACGACGCGACATCATTCTCGGGCGCTTCGCCGCGGTGAAGGCGCAGATCCTGGCCGTTGCGGTCAGCGACGACGAATATGGCACGCCGCGCGCGATCGCCCGCGGCCTCGCCTATTACCGCAATGCCCGGAAAACCGACGTCCTGCTGCGGCCTGCCGACTATGGACTCGAGCAGATCGGCCATTTCGGTCTCTTCCACTCCCGGCACCAGGCGGGCTTCTGGCTCGACACGCTGCTGTGGCTGCGGGATGCGGTCAATCCCTGGCCAGGCCGCCCATTCGGCGCCGAGACTGGTGCGGCCCATCCTTCAGACATCTGCGGCGCCGGCCTGAGCCCGGCCGGACGGACCTCCTAG
- a CDS encoding isocitrate lyase/PEP mutase family protein, translated as MATQAAKVAQFRALHAQKQAFVMANAWNIGSAKQLARLGFEALGTTSAGIAMELGVADGEVGRDRSLAVAQAIVAATDLPVSADLENLFGDDPETCAETIRMAIATGLAGASIEDYSGPAEDKIYPFELAVERVRAAVAAVRASGGDFVLTARAENFLRGRPDLEDTIRRLKAYEAAGADVLFAPGLPSYKAIQEVCQAVDKPVNVLMGIGAPSLTVDDLTKAGVARISLGSALARTAEAAFVNAASWIKDRGSFAYRQAAEAAFR; from the coding sequence ATGGCCACTCAGGCGGCAAAGGTTGCACAATTCCGGGCACTGCACGCCCAGAAGCAGGCTTTCGTGATGGCGAATGCCTGGAATATCGGCTCGGCAAAGCAGCTGGCGCGCCTCGGCTTCGAAGCGCTCGGCACCACCAGCGCCGGCATCGCCATGGAGCTGGGGGTTGCCGACGGCGAGGTGGGGCGCGACCGCAGCCTCGCCGTGGCGCAGGCGATCGTCGCGGCAACGGATCTCCCGGTTTCGGCGGATCTCGAGAATCTGTTCGGCGATGATCCGGAGACCTGCGCCGAGACGATCCGCATGGCGATCGCCACCGGTCTCGCCGGCGCCTCGATCGAGGATTACAGCGGCCCGGCGGAGGACAAGATCTATCCGTTCGAGCTTGCGGTCGAGCGGGTGCGGGCGGCTGTGGCGGCGGTGCGCGCCAGCGGAGGAGACTTCGTGCTGACCGCCCGCGCCGAGAATTTTCTGCGCGGCCGGCCCGACCTGGAGGATACGATCAGGCGGCTGAAGGCCTATGAGGCGGCCGGTGCCGACGTGCTGTTCGCGCCCGGTTTGCCGAGCTACAAGGCCATTCAGGAGGTGTGCCAGGCGGTCGACAAGCCGGTGAACGTGCTGATGGGGATCGGCGCGCCCAGCCTCACGGTGGATGATCTGACCAAGGCCGGCGTGGCGCGGATCAGCCTCGGCAGCGCCCTGGCGCGGACCGCGGAAGCCGCCTTCGTCAATGCCGCCAGCTGGATCAAGGATCGCGGGAGCTTCGCCTATCGGCAGGCGGCGGAGGCCGCGTTCCGGTGA
- a CDS encoding ABC transporter permease, translating into MVAVNPEEARSGGNGGPIVSAARGGVPSLLRRLLSPTGLVGLVLIAVLFVLVANPVIRLVVSSVQSTELGTFTLENYAIAYGSMRSLQALLNSLIYGVCVTLVAIVLAVPIAWAISRTDMPGKGLIRALILGAFITPSYLGAIGWILLAGPNAGWLNQLWMNLTGSDQGILDIYSLGGLVFVTAIYAFPYVFVFVSDALDLLSSEMEDAANILGAGMWRTTFKVTLPLVVPAILAGSIITFLDTIALFGTPAIIALPARINVMTLQLWQFFEFPVRVEAAAAYSIPLVGLTCLLLGLQRFLLGRKGYVALTGKTASRRLIAAGPLRWVFFAYAMLVCALAVLLPYLALGQAAFSKAWGRGLSWENLTLGNFYYIFFQHQNVRESISNTFLYSAGAATLAVAIGLGVAYMVNRRLVPFGGLLALLCMTPFVIPGIVLAISFYSAYTAPPLSLYGTGLILVLAFTTRFLPIAYANCGASMRSINPEMEEAVRILGGSRLKALGSVIVPLLKKNLAGCWILVFIPAMRELSTAIFLIAPNTRVLSVMLLDLSEDGNFEALSALGLFLLLATILVVLVSYRMLGRDLLLRRSS; encoded by the coding sequence ATGGTTGCGGTCAACCCGGAAGAGGCGCGCAGCGGGGGAAATGGCGGCCCCATCGTCAGCGCTGCCCGCGGCGGCGTTCCCTCTCTGCTGCGCCGCCTGCTGTCGCCCACCGGCCTCGTCGGCCTCGTGCTGATTGCCGTTCTGTTCGTGCTGGTTGCCAATCCCGTCATCCGGCTGGTGGTGTCGAGCGTCCAGTCCACCGAGCTCGGCACCTTCACCCTGGAGAACTACGCAATCGCCTATGGCAGCATGCGCTCCTTGCAGGCGCTGCTGAACTCGCTGATCTATGGGGTTTGCGTGACCTTGGTGGCGATCGTGCTCGCGGTGCCGATCGCCTGGGCGATTTCCCGCACGGACATGCCGGGCAAGGGCTTGATCCGGGCGCTGATCCTGGGCGCCTTCATCACGCCCTCCTATCTCGGCGCGATCGGCTGGATCCTGCTGGCGGGACCCAATGCCGGCTGGCTGAACCAGCTGTGGATGAACCTGACCGGCAGCGACCAGGGCATTCTCGACATCTACAGCCTCGGCGGCCTCGTATTCGTGACCGCCATCTATGCCTTCCCCTATGTCTTCGTGTTCGTGTCGGACGCGCTCGACCTCCTCTCCTCGGAGATGGAGGATGCGGCGAATATTCTGGGCGCCGGCATGTGGCGCACCACCTTCAAGGTGACGCTGCCGCTGGTGGTGCCGGCGATCCTTGCCGGCTCGATCATCACCTTTCTGGATACGATCGCGCTGTTCGGCACGCCGGCGATCATCGCCCTGCCGGCGCGCATCAACGTGATGACCCTGCAGCTCTGGCAGTTCTTCGAATTCCCGGTGCGGGTGGAGGCGGCGGCCGCATACTCGATCCCGCTGGTGGGCCTCACCTGCCTGCTGCTGGGCCTGCAGCGCTTCCTGCTGGGGCGCAAGGGCTATGTGGCGCTGACCGGCAAGACGGCCTCGCGCCGGCTGATCGCGGCCGGACCGCTGCGCTGGGTGTTCTTCGCCTATGCCATGCTGGTTTGCGCGCTGGCGGTGCTGCTGCCCTATCTCGCCCTGGGCCAGGCCGCGTTCAGCAAAGCCTGGGGCCGCGGCCTGTCCTGGGAGAACCTCACGCTCGGCAATTTCTACTACATTTTCTTCCAGCACCAGAACGTGCGGGAGAGCATCAGCAACACCTTCCTTTACTCGGCGGGCGCGGCGACCCTTGCCGTGGCGATCGGCCTCGGCGTGGCCTACATGGTCAACCGGCGGCTGGTGCCGTTCGGCGGATTGCTGGCGCTGCTCTGCATGACCCCTTTCGTCATTCCGGGAATCGTGCTGGCCATCAGCTTCTACAGCGCCTATACCGCACCGCCCTTGTCGCTCTATGGCACCGGGCTCATCCTGGTGCTGGCCTTCACCACCCGTTTCCTGCCCATCGCCTATGCCAATTGCGGCGCCTCCATGCGCAGCATCAATCCGGAAATGGAGGAGGCAGTGCGCATTCTCGGCGGCAGCCGGCTGAAGGCGCTCGGCAGCGTCATCGTGCCATTGCTCAAGAAGAACCTGGCGGGCTGCTGGATCCTGGTGTTCATTCCGGCCATGCGCGAGCTGAGCACCGCCATCTTCCTCATCGCGCCCAATACGCGCGTGCTGTCGGTGATGCTGCTCGACCTGAGCGAGGATGGCAATTTCGAAGCATTGTCGGCCCTGGGCCTGTTCCTGCTGCTTGCCACCATCCTAGTGGTTCTGGTGAGCTATAGGATGCTGGGCCGTGATCTCCTGTTGAGGCGTTCGTCATGA
- a CDS encoding alpha/beta hydrolase: MIDGPRLLPLAGGRPEHLIVMLHGYAADGRQMLNFARQWQNGLPHAVFVCPNAPEPCEQSDFGRQWFPLTPPKAQQYWPGVERAGPLLDAFITDALARYDLLDASLALVGFSQGTMMALHVGLRRNPPRGGPPAGILGYCGAMAGPEFLGEQITSRPPVMLIHGDLDEVVPVQAMTIAAAALTRVGVEVETHLSRGIGHEITADGLALGLQFLQERLAAAP; the protein is encoded by the coding sequence ATGATCGATGGGCCACGGCTGCTTCCGCTGGCCGGTGGCCGTCCGGAGCATTTGATTGTGATGCTGCACGGCTACGCGGCTGATGGCCGGCAAATGCTCAATTTCGCCAGGCAATGGCAGAACGGATTGCCGCATGCGGTTTTCGTCTGCCCAAACGCGCCCGAGCCGTGCGAGCAGTCGGATTTCGGCCGTCAATGGTTCCCGCTCACCCCTCCCAAGGCGCAGCAATACTGGCCGGGCGTAGAGCGTGCAGGACCCCTGCTCGACGCGTTCATCACAGATGCACTTGCTCGTTATGACTTGCTGGACGCGAGCCTCGCGCTTGTCGGCTTCAGCCAGGGCACCATGATGGCGCTGCATGTGGGCTTGCGGCGCAATCCGCCACGCGGCGGGCCGCCTGCAGGCATCCTCGGCTATTGCGGCGCCATGGCCGGTCCCGAGTTCCTCGGCGAGCAGATCACGTCCCGCCCGCCGGTCATGCTCATCCACGGTGATCTCGATGAAGTGGTGCCGGTGCAGGCCATGACGATCGCCGCGGCAGCGCTGACGAGGGTTGGCGTTGAGGTGGAAACCCACCTCTCACGGGGAATTGGTCACGAGATCACCGCGGACGGTCTTGCATTGGGGCTGCAATTCCTGCAGGAGAGACTGGCCGCGGCGCCTTGA
- a CDS encoding HNH endonuclease, which produces MDGFVTSPQSYPALVLNADFRPLSYYPLSLWAWQDALKSVFLDRVNIVSYYDRVVRSPSFEFRLPSVVALKSYVKPARYPAFTRFNLFLRDRFTCQYCGARDDLTFDHVIPRSKGGQTTWDNVVAACAPCNLAKGGMLPAQARMWPARKPVQPTVHELHANGRLFPPNYLHESWLDYLYWDSELEP; this is translated from the coding sequence GTGGACGGCTTCGTCACATCACCGCAGAGTTACCCGGCGCTTGTGCTCAACGCCGATTTCCGCCCGCTGAGCTATTATCCTCTGTCGCTCTGGGCCTGGCAGGACGCGCTCAAATCGGTCTTCCTCGACCGCGTCAACATCGTCTCCTATTACGACCGTGTGGTCCGTAGTCCGAGCTTCGAGTTCCGGCTGCCCAGCGTTGTCGCGCTCAAGAGCTATGTCAAGCCGGCGCGCTATCCTGCCTTCACCCGGTTCAATCTGTTCCTGCGCGACCGCTTCACCTGCCAGTATTGCGGCGCGCGCGATGACCTCACCTTCGATCACGTGATCCCCCGATCCAAGGGCGGCCAGACCACTTGGGACAACGTGGTCGCGGCCTGCGCGCCGTGCAACTTGGCCAAGGGCGGCATGCTGCCGGCGCAGGCGCGCATGTGGCCGGCCCGCAAGCCGGTGCAGCCCACCGTGCACGAGCTGCACGCCAATGGCCGGCTGTTCCCGCCGAACTACCTGCATGAGAGCTGGCTCGACTATCTCTATTGGGATAGCGAGCTGGAGCCGTAG
- a CDS encoding ABC transporter ATP-binding protein: MSAVENFSVNAPMGKRPAEAEAAASPMLRLRGLSCVFGTLRAVDDVSLDIAPGELVSLLGPSGCGKTTMLRTIAGFLTPSAGQIEMGGQVISSAKAVVPPEHRQMSMIFQSYAIWPNMTVAENVAFGLKLRKLDRPTIAAKVKEMLTIVKMADLADRYPAELSGGQQQRVALARAMVVQPRVLLLDEPLSNLDATLREEMRFEIRRLHDTFRFTTVYVTHDQGEAMVASDRIAVMNKGRIEQVDAPYEIYNSPRTRFVAGFIGRTNLIEGRCATDAVVFPGFSIPRERLRDGGRLEATALFSLRPQSIALHMAKPAGDRDVLVAGRIAQRTYLGETWDYVVAIGDGQLQLKLSAPPGQVIDVGAEVWIGIDPQQMASVA; the protein is encoded by the coding sequence ATGAGCGCGGTTGAGAATTTTTCCGTGAACGCACCGATGGGCAAACGACCGGCGGAGGCGGAGGCGGCGGCATCGCCCATGCTCCGCCTGCGGGGCTTGAGCTGCGTGTTCGGCACGCTGCGGGCAGTCGACGATGTTTCCCTGGACATCGCGCCGGGCGAGCTGGTCTCGCTGCTCGGGCCATCCGGCTGCGGCAAGACCACCATGCTGCGCACCATTGCCGGCTTCCTCACGCCATCGGCCGGGCAGATCGAAATGGGCGGCCAGGTGATCTCCTCGGCGAAGGCGGTGGTGCCGCCCGAGCATCGGCAGATGTCGATGATCTTCCAGAGCTATGCGATCTGGCCGAACATGACGGTGGCAGAAAACGTGGCCTTCGGGCTCAAGCTGCGCAAGCTGGACCGGCCGACCATCGCGGCCAAGGTCAAGGAGATGCTGACCATCGTGAAAATGGCTGATCTCGCGGACCGCTATCCGGCGGAGCTGTCCGGCGGCCAACAGCAACGGGTGGCGCTGGCCCGGGCCATGGTGGTGCAGCCGCGCGTGCTCCTGCTGGACGAGCCGCTGTCGAACCTGGACGCCACCTTGCGCGAGGAGATGCGGTTCGAAATCCGGCGGCTGCATGACACGTTCCGCTTCACCACCGTCTATGTGACCCATGACCAGGGCGAGGCCATGGTGGCCTCGGACCGCATCGCGGTCATGAACAAGGGCCGGATCGAGCAGGTGGACGCGCCATACGAGATCTACAACAGCCCGCGGACACGGTTCGTGGCCGGCTTCATCGGCCGCACCAACCTGATCGAAGGCCGGTGCGCGACGGACGCGGTGGTGTTTCCCGGGTTCTCGATCCCGCGTGAGCGCTTGAGAGACGGCGGACGGCTGGAGGCGACGGCGCTGTTCTCGCTGCGACCGCAAAGCATTGCGCTCCATATGGCCAAGCCAGCAGGCGACCGAGATGTGCTGGTTGCCGGCCGCATCGCCCAGCGCACCTATCTCGGCGAGACCTGGGACTATGTGGTGGCCATCGGCGATGGCCAGTTGCAGCTCAAGCTGAGCGCGCCGCCGGGGCAGGTGATCGACGTCGGCGCCGAGGTGTGGATCGGCATCGACCCGCAGCAGATGGCGAGTGTCGCCTGA
- a CDS encoding PLP-dependent aminotransferase family protein, with protein MNDTMTRPLLLPESMAPLHERVAEAVEGLIASGIYRPGDRLPSHRELARQAGVAIGTVTRAIDLLSSRGIIRGEVGRGTFINASEATAVPGGVVDLTINGPPPIIEESAFLAATERAVRKAASLPNGGYADLRGTADQRTVMAGWLSRTRLEVGPDEILLCVGAQHAIYLAFADLKSCSEVIATEGSTFPGAIAAAADLGMTLAPVAHDGEGMLPDALDRVLTETGGRIVYTTPVCQNPLGFETGDERRRAIMAVCRKHGAFIVEDDIYSLYAAKGEMTYKAMAPDSVYYVTSLSKSLSPLTRVGVLAPPAERRSSLARRLRAQIWGAAPLALEIGCAMLELGIHESVAKILLSEARQRAQLTRTILHLDHLPMPQGAPHIWLPMPLLDAEKLARRASERGVRLTPPDATAIGGQGQGGVRLCVMAPPRRADLERALRTVAELRDNPDEAII; from the coding sequence GTGAACGATACAATGACGAGGCCGCTCCTGCTGCCGGAGAGCATGGCGCCACTACACGAACGGGTGGCCGAGGCCGTCGAAGGGCTGATCGCATCAGGCATCTACCGGCCCGGGGATCGGCTGCCCAGCCACCGCGAGCTGGCACGGCAGGCGGGGGTGGCGATCGGAACCGTTACCCGCGCGATCGACCTCCTGAGCAGCCGCGGCATCATTCGCGGGGAGGTCGGCCGCGGCACCTTCATCAATGCCAGCGAGGCCACCGCGGTGCCAGGCGGCGTGGTGGACCTGACCATCAACGGCCCGCCGCCGATCATCGAGGAGAGCGCATTTCTCGCCGCGACCGAGCGCGCCGTGCGCAAGGCCGCCAGCCTGCCGAATGGCGGCTATGCGGATCTGCGCGGCACGGCCGACCAGCGGACCGTGATGGCCGGGTGGCTGTCGCGGACGCGCCTCGAGGTCGGCCCCGACGAGATTCTGCTGTGTGTCGGGGCGCAGCACGCGATCTACCTGGCCTTCGCGGATCTCAAGTCCTGCTCGGAGGTGATCGCGACGGAAGGCTCGACCTTTCCGGGCGCCATTGCGGCGGCGGCCGATCTGGGGATGACCCTGGCCCCAGTCGCCCATGACGGGGAAGGAATGCTGCCCGATGCCCTGGACCGGGTGCTGACGGAGACGGGCGGCCGGATCGTCTATACGACGCCCGTTTGCCAAAACCCGCTCGGCTTCGAGACGGGCGACGAGCGCCGGCGCGCAATCATGGCGGTGTGCCGCAAGCACGGAGCGTTCATCGTCGAAGACGACATCTACAGCCTCTATGCGGCCAAGGGCGAGATGACCTACAAGGCGATGGCGCCGGACAGCGTCTACTACGTCACCAGCCTGTCGAAATCCTTGAGCCCGCTGACGCGGGTCGGCGTGCTGGCGCCGCCCGCCGAGCGCCGGTCTTCCCTTGCCCGGCGGTTGCGCGCGCAGATCTGGGGTGCAGCCCCCCTGGCGCTGGAGATCGGCTGCGCCATGCTGGAGCTCGGCATTCACGAGAGCGTGGCGAAGATCCTGCTGAGCGAAGCTAGGCAGCGGGCGCAGCTCACGCGGACGATCCTCCATCTCGACCATCTGCCCATGCCGCAAGGCGCCCCGCATATCTGGCTGCCCATGCCGCTGCTGGATGCGGAGAAGCTCGCCCGGCGCGCCAGCGAGCGCGGCGTGCGGCTGACACCGCCGGATGCGACGGCGATCGGCGGGCAGGGTCAAGGCGGGGTGCGGCTTTGCGTGATGGCGCCGCCGCGCCGCGCCGATCTCGAGCGGGCGCTGCGCACGGTGGCCGAGCTGCGCGACAACCCGGACGAGGCGATCATCTAA